The following coding sequences are from one Granulicella arctica window:
- a CDS encoding carboxypeptidase-like regulatory domain-containing protein, producing MPIKQALCLFVLCLSSIATPCEEILAPTPQSASITGIVTDVDNAAVPGATIVVDGPASSDHRTAVANDSGAFALNGLRPAASYHLTIRAKGFADWTSPAVTLTPGQLLEMTDIKLTVGAVETTVNAVFSEQIALEQVKAEEKQRVFGVIPNFYVVYDQQFVPLTTKLKYQLAFRAATDVVSFAGAGFIAGINQASASKPSYVQGAKGYGERFGAAYANGASDILIGGAILPSLLHQDPRYFYQGTGTKKSRALHAISAPFVAKGDNGNWQFNYSSVGGDLASGALANLYYPKQDRGAGLVFSSALLTTGGRITNALAQEFILRKMTSNSKSGN from the coding sequence ATCACCGGTATCGTGACCGATGTCGACAACGCCGCTGTGCCCGGAGCCACCATCGTCGTGGATGGACCTGCTTCCAGTGATCACCGCACCGCCGTTGCAAACGATAGCGGAGCGTTCGCCCTCAATGGTCTCCGTCCGGCAGCCTCCTATCACCTCACCATTCGTGCAAAAGGCTTTGCAGACTGGACCTCGCCCGCTGTTACCCTTACTCCCGGCCAGCTACTGGAGATGACAGACATCAAGCTGACGGTCGGAGCCGTCGAGACAACGGTGAACGCAGTCTTCTCCGAACAGATCGCCCTTGAGCAGGTCAAGGCCGAAGAGAAGCAGCGCGTCTTCGGCGTCATTCCTAACTTCTATGTCGTATACGATCAGCAGTTCGTGCCGCTTACGACGAAGCTGAAGTATCAACTCGCCTTCCGCGCCGCTACGGATGTCGTGAGCTTTGCCGGTGCAGGCTTCATCGCCGGCATCAATCAGGCATCGGCAAGCAAGCCCAGCTACGTTCAAGGCGCGAAGGGCTACGGTGAGCGCTTCGGTGCTGCCTACGCCAACGGCGCCTCGGACATCCTGATCGGCGGCGCCATCCTGCCCTCGCTCCTGCATCAGGACCCTCGCTACTTCTATCAGGGAACAGGCACGAAAAAATCGCGTGCCCTCCACGCGATCTCCGCCCCGTTCGTGGCCAAGGGAGACAACGGCAACTGGCAGTTCAACTACTCCAGCGTCGGAGGCGACCTGGCCTCGGGAGCACTCGCCAACCTCTACTATCCGAAGCAGGATCGCGGCGCAGGACTGGTCTTCAGCAGCGCTCTTCTTACAACGGGTGGCCGTATCACGAACGCGCTGGCACAGGAGTTTATCCTGCGCAAGATGACGAGCAATTCGAAGAGCGGAAACTAG